The Coffea arabica cultivar ET-39 chromosome 4e, Coffea Arabica ET-39 HiFi, whole genome shotgun sequence genome includes a window with the following:
- the LOC113742270 gene encoding protein MOS2-like, with amino-acid sequence MKLSFSLSSKPPNSTLKKPSAAATDSEESKEFVTEFDSSKAPTAKNRDNRVIPPKPNEWRPTKRMKNLELPLQSDAQDQPMLQFEVVESSSSDPTSESMSYGLNLRNSGNGAGANPQEFPGSASNGDPVLHKLREDLKRLPEDAGFEEFEDMPVEGFGRALLGGYGWVEGKGIGKNAKKDVDIVVLKKRTGKEGLGFTGGLPELPAEANRENGGGTNNGRRKGSDRDGKEKGREKKDFYVGKEVRIVGGREVGMKGRILEVKHSAEVAILRLLKSEEDVSVYVSDLADLGSVEEERCLRKLKELRIREKSDVSDKKIGRGRDKDLVSSWTDSRDREMKDRKKDGKRGRGEIKGSDKSSWLTNHIRVRIISKNLKGGRLYLKKGEVVDVVGPTTCDISMDENRELIQEVDQELLETALPRRGGPVLVLYGKHKGVYGSLVERDTEKETGVVRDADSHELLNVRLEQIAEYIGDPSYVGY; translated from the coding sequence ATGAAGctctctttctccctctcctCAAAGCCCCCAAATTCAACCCTCAAGAAACCCTCTGCCGCTGCCACCGACTCCGAAGAGTCAAAAGAATTCGTTACCGAATTCGACTCCTCCAAGGCCCCAACCGCCAAAAATCGGGATAATCGGGTAATTCCTCCTAAGCCCAATGAATGGAGGCCGACTAAGAGGATGAAGAACCTCGAGCTACCACTCCAATCTGATGCTCAAGATCAACCAATGCTCCAAtttgaagttgttgaatctAGCTCGTCTGACCCTACTTCTGAGAGTATGTCCTACGGCCTTAACCTGCGTAATTCGGGTAATGGGGCTGGAGCGAACCCACAGGAATTTCCTGGTTCGGCATCTAACGGAGACCCCGTGTTGCATAAATTGAGGGAGGATTTGAAGAGGTTACCAGAGGATGCTGGGTTTGAGGAGTTTGAGGATATGCCCGTTGAGGGATTTGGTCGGGCGTTGTTAGGTGGGTATGGTTGGGTTGAAGGCAAGGGTATCGGAAAGAATGCAAAAAAGGATGTGGACATAGTGGTGTTAAAGAAACGAACTGGCAAGGAAGGGTTAGGGTTTACTGGTGGATTACCGGAATTACCAGCTGAAGCCAATCGTGAAAATGGTGGTGGGACTAATAATGGTAGGAGAAAAGGAAGTGACAGAGATGGTAAGGAGAagggaagggaaaaaaaggaCTTTTATGTGGGGAAAGAAGTGAGGATTGTGGGTGGAAGGGAAGTTGGGATGAAAGGTAGGATACTTGAGGTGAAACACAGTGCGGAAGTTGCGATTTTGAGGCTTTTAAAGAGTGAGGAGGATGTAAGTGTTTATGTTAGTGATTTAGCCGATTTGGGATCAGTTGAGGAGGAGAGGTGTTTGAGGAAGCTGAAGGAGTTGAGGATTAGAGAGAAAAGTGATGTTAGTGATAAGAAAATTGGCAGAGGTAGGGATAAAGATTTGGTGAGCAGTTGGACGGATAGTAGAGATAGAGAAATGAAAGATAGGAAGAAGGATGGTAAGAGGGGAAGGGGGGAGATTAAGGGTAGCGATAAGTCATCCTGGTTGACTAACCATATCAGAGTGAGGATTATAAGCAAGAATTTAAAAGGTGGAAGATTGTACCTGAAAAAAGGGGAGGTCGTGGATGTGGTTGGGCCAACAACTTGTGACATATCCATGGATGAGAACAGGGAGTTGATACAAGAGGTGGATCAGGAGCTACTGGAGACAGCACTTCCAAGGCGTGGAGGACCGGTTTTAGTTTTGTATGGTAAACATAAGGGTGTCTATGGAAGTCTAGTGGAAAGGGATACAGAGAAGGAAACAGGTGTGGTTAGGGATGCTGATTCACATGAATTGCTTAATGTTCGCCTTGAGCAAATTGCGGAGTATATTGGCGACCCAAGCTACGTAGGTTATTAG